The genomic window GACAATATTTATTAGAAACACAAGCCAAAGAAAAGTTTAAATTTTGTCACAAGTTGACTgcgaaaacacaaacaatcttGGCGTGACTTTGATGTTACTGACTGTCACACACCTGTTTCCCCCCCTATCCTTCAGGGCCTGAGTGGCCCCCAGTGGCAGCAGTTGGCCTCTCGACCTCTGAGTTTATCTGCAGGACGCTGTGGTCCAGAGGCCTCACCGACCCGCGCAGATGCCATCTTCAAGGTTACAATGGTGCCAGGGGATGGGGTGGGACCTGAGCTGATGTCTGCTGTCAAGGATGTCTTTAAGGTATATTTAGATTTATTCAgactagggctgcaattaataataataattactgttTTAATCAGCAGTtgattgagtgtttttgttattatcattattttattattattattgttattattaataataaaaacaagctctTTGCTTCATTAGCAAGTCATTAAAATTATAgcatgttggtttgtggacaaaacaagacatttgagaacctcatcattcaaggtttgggaaacactgatcaacacttttatttaacagtttctgacattttatggaccaagtaATCGATTTATCAAGAAAGTAATCAACAGAATAATCGATTATAACCCTaatgttagttgcagccttaattCAGGTGTTTAGTCTTACTTCTAAAGTTGGTCTTCTTTTTCTTACCTGctttgtttctgctttgtttccAGGCTGGAGATGTCCCAGTAGAATTTGAAGAGTTCCATCTCAGTGAGGTTCAGAACATGGCCAGTGAGGAGAAACTGGACCAGGTGTTGACTTCCATGAAGAACAACAAAGTGGCTATTAAAGgtagttttacttttttgtcattttcttgtatatttttgttttatcaaaggctgaacaattaatcatcatcttcaaatcaaaatcacattttgaaaacTATGCAATTTGCAAATCTCAAAGGCTGCTGTTTATTGCTCTATGTTTCTTTTGAATATAATTTTGTCATGTATTTAATCAgtatataatatttagtttatcaCACAAACGTTTATTCAATAGAATAAATCGTTCTGCCCTAGTttcatcaaacacaaacacacatctaaAATGTTGCTACACAGTGTATATTGCCTggaagaaaagcaaataaacccAATTCatggtcattgtgtgtgtggctatTCAGGAAAAATCCACACACCCATGGAGTTCAAAGGGGAACTGGCTTCATATGAGATGAGACTAAGGTAAGACAAAGACGTGTGTTGTGcatttttatgtgtatttatcacaattatttaaagttgttttaatttaaccatcttttttttaaattcaccaGACGTAAACTGGACTTGTTTGCCAACGTAGTTCACGTAAACAGCCTGCCCGGCTACAGCACCCGCCACAACAATCTGGACCTGGTCATCATCCGCGAGCAGACTGAGGGCGAGTACAGCTCACTGGAACATGAGGTAAACGACGCTCCTTCTCATCAGAATGAACAACTGCCCAAAACTGCATCTCAGTGCCAGTTTTTTGTGACTTGTGACTTGTGACATGTGACTTGCTTGGTTGCCAGCTTAGTGATACGGGCCAGAAAGTAGTGCCAATTGATGGCATGATCAGTTGTACTGATGGACAAACATGCTAACATAACATATGCGTGcatttttgtggtttaaaaccTGTTGGTTCTGTGACCCTAGCTCTCTCCCGGAACTACTTTTGTCCATTGTCCAATatcatttctttgctcctcagAGTGTGTCAGGTGTGATCGAATGTTTGAAGATCATCACCAGAGAGAAGTCACGGCGTATTGCTAAGTTTGCCTTTGACTATGCCACCAAGAAGGGGCGCAACAAGGTCACTGCTGTCCACAAAGCCAACATCATGTAAGGACAGATGTGTTTTcaaataacattattaaaatgttttaaatatttgtgatCATCTGGGTCATAACTTGTGGTCCAGCTAAAACAGCGCTTCATTTTCATGCTTTGTCTCATTACAGGAAATTAGCTGATGGCCTGTTTCTGCAGAGCTGTGCTGAGGTGGCACAGCTGTACCCGAAGATCAAatatgagaacatcatcattgaTAACTGTTGTATGCAGGTAAATACATAAGTCCTgacttgattaaaatgttttgttttctttacaattTCACTCATAATTATATAGCAGCAGGTACTATGATGTCGTCATGGGTCTGATCGAGTTTGCACTGTTGCCATGATTATACTATTTCGCAGAGACCTGCGATATTCTCCATAGAGAATTAAATTGTGCTTTAAATTATTTGACCACACTTAAGGTGGGTATGTAGAAACTGTAAAATAGTTCCTGTTGCTTTCACATAGATGTCTTCAAGACGTGACTTTTATCAATTATAGCCTGTTTGGTTCAGAAATTGCTGCAACAAACTTTCTCTATGGGGACCTCCTTTTTATAGATGTGTAAAGATCACAATTAAAAGCCATGTCTGGAAcacctaatatcattttgaaatgttaaatgAGTAATTTCCATTAAATGTTTGGTAAATCAAGTAAAActtaaaatatatacacataaatcttaaataaaaggtTGGGAACATGCTGCAAATTTTCTTCCcgctacaaacacaaacagaaactatTTACTAGTTTCTGTTTGAGAAGCACAATATAACCTAGTAAatagtttctgtttgtgtttgttcacgGGCTGACGACACTCATGTGATTCTGTATTTAAACTCGCccttgtgtgtgttgtcattgcagTTGGTCCAGAACCCATACCAGTTTGATGTGCTGGTGATGCCAAACCTGTACGGTAACATCATTGACAACCTGGCAGCAGGGCTGGTTGGAGGAGCGGGAGTTGTTCCTGGTGAAAGCTACAGTGCAGAGTATGCTGTGTTTGAGAGTGTGAGTTTTCACTGATGCTTGTTTGATTTGTGCGTTTTATTAAACTATGTTTTgctattaatattaatactgccatttttatcttttcttattCAGGGTGCCCGACACCCCTTTGCACAAGCTGTCGGAAGGAATATCGCCAACCCCACAGCCATGCTGCTCAGTGCTGCTAACATGCTCAGGCACATGAGGTGAGTCAACTTAAACCTGCTTTATACTCCAGCAATGACGTCATCACCTCAGGCACTTGGGCGTAAGGGTGACAAAAGTTGTTGTGGCActatgtctcacacacacgtacatttTTGTGACTGCATGCGTGGTGGAGTGACAAAAAGCAGAGTTGTGTTTCTCAGAAGCTGTGTGGATCATAGAGGCGTCACAGGAGATGATACAAAGGTAGAAGTCACCTTTGTAAAGAGGAGGACTGACTagcctaaaatgaaaagctcaAAATGAATCTGTCGCTTGTgtgttgggctaatccaaaatattgaaaacaaggggggtgttctctgaagacacactgttacctgtgaaacacccccattagcacttggtacgtTCCTCCGGATGAAATCAAATTTAACCACAgcctgtatgaaatgaacacggCAAGAAGTCGACCCCtcagaatttgagtcgaaccagaatgtatcgactcataaatcgaccagtcgactgggactttacagccctgtCAGTGCACACTGACCCAGTCAGTGACCAGTCTCTGCATCACATGGTAAAAAATAAGTTATTGTTACATCCAGGAGGAAACAACTACTTGCCCCATGATGAACACATACACATCCACTGTGGATGGCTTCAGTAGCCTGTCTGTTGTTTGCTGTTCACTTATAACTTATTTGACTCATTATACATcttatttgtttaatgtttacatAGTATGTTCAATAAAGCCATTAGAATGTGATTATAATTCTCCCCATTTGACTCCTTTTCACTAAATTGAAGGAACTGATCCTGACTGGGTTTTTGTATCCATGCTCTACTGTACAGTGGAGGTCCATGCTGTGGTGCCTCACACGATTTTAAACTGAGCTTTGGACCATGTTGTACATCGTACTCCTCTGTCCTATGTCCTCCACATGTCTCAGACTTTGGAGCACAGCTATTATAGGTCTGTTTGTCTGGATGTGGACATGTCAACAAGACAGTTGTCACCTCTTCATTTTCCACCTTACTGTCTTGCAGCCTGGAGTATCATTCCCAAATGGTGTCAGATGCTGTCAAGAGGGTCATCAAACAAGGAAAGGTCAGTGTGAGCATGTTTGCCTTGCTTTGTTAACTGATGCCACCTGGTGTCAAACATCACTAACACTAACAGACCGCTcttaaagtccctgtaaagcaGCAATAAACATGTTCTGACTTTagcacactgtaaaacaaattcTTATTAGTCATTCAGCAAAATGTGAATGACGATACAAAATTTCAAAAATAGGTTAAGGCCCTTAAAAGTTTTGAAAACTGCTCTAAATatacatgggtcattgaaagtgcttgtaTTTTGTGCGAGAAAGAAGttgagttgatatttaggtaaatgttatgacgccacctactgtttcatgccctgcattgcttgatgtacataGACGAGGCCTATGCAGAACAAACAACGAGTCATAATTGCTTGAGTTCACCCTGTTGAAGGTTTGAAACACGTATGTATcttgggctagccattgttagctacTGTTAGCAATGGCAGTCAATAACAATACTCTAGGCTACCTGGTGTTGAACAGAATTATGTGtgcgactgatttactgtgaaacagtTATGACAGAAGTGATATTAATGGTAAAAGTGGCGGTGTTTGtacagtggcagccatcttgaatCCCATGCCAGGGTTGGTGAGGTTTCCATGTTCAGGATGACCTTGGAAATTCAAATGGACTAGCTCAACCTTGTTAGcatttgaaggaaaaaaacaaaacaaaaacactgagtaaCTTAATCAGCAAGACACCCGCACTGTGCACACAGCTTTAGgttcacatgaacatgaaccCAAGTGGCACAATGAGAGAAGGATGACGATGGGACAATACATGAtttaacaaacatgtttcatttatttaataatatatttatgtaATTGTGACTTTGATCATGAGACTCACTGAGCGAGTTATCCCTCACAGCTCAGGTGAGAGCTCTGTCACATCCATAAACTGCTCAGACAGACTCACCATGTGAGATATTAGCAGTTCCTGACCCACAAATGCCAACTGCTCCTCAGTGTGTTCCAGAGCCTTTGTTTACTTTCTACACTTGTGTGTCTTGGCTCCTCTTTTGTCAACATTCTCTCAAACATTTGTTACCAGGGTaactattatttctttatttttagctgctttaaacaaacaaacaaaccaaaaaaaaaaaaaaccttaatccCTGTTAACACTAACATACACTGACACAAAGACTTGCATGAAGTGGGTCAACCTTTGTCCTTCAGGTTTCTTCCTTTCAGCAATAACTGCAGTTAAACAAagtgtttagttttttgtgcTGTGCCAGTGTAGGTTGTTTATTCTGTGACTGCGTTGTCCTTGTGGCTGATGTGTGCCCTTCCTAtccatttttcctcttttttgacTCCCTCCTTGTACCCTGttatcctctgtgtgtgtgtatatttgtgtttgtgtgtgattatgtgtgCACATCCCAGGTACGGACACGAGACCTTCGCGGTTATTCTACGACTGGTGACTTTGTGCGTGCTGTTGTGGAAAACCTGCGCCATCGACCTATTAAATAAGACTTTTCATCACATGTTTTAACATAACCTGGACTCATGTTAGAGGGACTATTCACattgttttgaagtgtggttgtatgaggcactgacacagtcatcagCACTGACACAGGCCTGAAACCGTCTCCTCTGCCAAAGTCCATGAGAACatgacaggagctgctgatctactgctgcctactgtgtttcactgtgctAAATCCAAATAAaggaattaaatcaaataaccAATTTAAGCTTATTggtggaggcagcggtggatcagtaaCTGCTGTATTTtatcatgttaaaatgtttattttctctacggcctttggtgtgggacagtgagcAATCCTTCACAGTTCTCTAATGGTGGGATAAAGTGGTGACCATAGTCTTAAGGtatcatatatttaagctgGTGTGTATTTTATTAGATGAGCCTTGTGTCAGGAGGCCAAAGTCATTTTTTCCtcgtgtccctgctggcagccatttcCGTTGTGAGCGAGCCTCCAGCTGTCAGTGCTGGTTACACGTCTCTGCTTCATCCGATCACATTCACGTCCCGTCTCAGTGTCAAGTGTCACGTTTGAGATTTGTTTTGAGTTTGCTGATCGATCCAGTAAACCCAGAGATGCCTTGTGTTATGTTCTTGTACTTACTTTGTGTCCTAGCATCGTCAACATCATGCATCTTGGACACCAACAATCCACATcagtttgattttctttgtttcttgaAAACGTGCCTTACTGAGTCTTTGGAACTCTGTCTTCCTTCAGCTGCTTCCTTGTGTATGATTGTGGTGAAATACTGTACGTCAGCACCACTGGCTGTATTCCTTATTACTCACACTTCAACAGGCTAAAGGCTGAATGTCTCATTTACATTTGAGTTGCTTAAGGTTTTCAGTTTTGTCACTGAAATGCCATAAACGCAACACAATCCTGACATTGGTGTAATTGTGAAGGTAACCCCAAATGAATGCATCTTTAATAACACAGAAGGTGTTTATCAGGTGTGATACCATAGTataatcattttacatttttatgtactGTAACACTTTCACAGACGATGACTTAAAGGGGTAGTTTGGTTTTCTGACGTGTACTCTGACTGAAAAGATGGCTGACAACAAGGAAAGCCAGGTTTTAAACAAGGCTCATCTAATAAAACTTACAGCCACTCAACTCCACTGAATTTTAAGAGTATGTTTGCCTCTTTATCTCTCCTGATACGGTTGAGTTCTACGTCAAAACCCCAAATGTCTGACTTGGAAACTTAGAGCCACCTTACCAACCCCAAGATGGCTtccaccacacaaacactgctgacTTTACTGTTaatatcactttttttcacatttgcttcacagtaaatcagCCCAACACATAGTTGCTGCTAATGTCCTTttatctgctgtttgtgtgtgtgcgccaccAAATACCATGAATGGTGCCCCATGTTTTCTGCGATATGGAGAACATGGACACAATGAGCAGTAAAAATTAAATTGACCGTTAAGTGCCGTGAACAGGTCAGGACATTTTTTGACCTCAGGGAATTGCACTAAAAATAGCTCTCACATAAATATTAAtgcatcaacaacaataatgataaaaaaaaaatattattaatattaatatattattaagtaatattctaacctgttgttttagaagaggagagttgttaaaatgagggcTGTGAAGCATTCCGTGGAATTGTATTTtagaataggtttcacaaacGAGATACTTcatcttttggcacatcagcatcacattgtcataagTATCAGGAattctttaaaaagaatatgCAAGAAAATGCTTCTTTTCTGCAGAAAGAACCAgacagacttggaggaaatggTAGtttttgtggagggggaaatgGCTGGAACTGGTCGACTGCAGGGTTATCAGTGGATGCATCAGCAGGTCATTCagaggggttttgtggtttctctagtttatcatatgaatccattatgaaaccacaaaacccctctGAATGACCCGCTGATGCATCCACTGATAACGCTGCAGTCGACCAGTTGCAGCTATTTCCTCCTGGTTCTTTCCGCGGAAAATATGCGTTTTCttgctctcctcttctaaaacatgAGGTTagaatattatgactttattcttgtaaatttacgactttaatctcttAAATTAAGGCTTTGTTCTCTAAGTCTGTggaattttttttcctcaatgtgGCCCCAATACTTTTAATAGATTTACATCAGTGTTGTTACTTTTTGTGGGTTTAGCCGTCAGAAGTGGTGAAATTAGCATTAGAGATGCACGATAGTGGACTCTGTCTATATATATTATTGGGAGTTGTTGGGCCGATAACTGATATGTAcgcagtatatatactgtgtgtatatatgaaatgaacacattttgcagTAGGTGTAGAcgtttacattttcttcattgtgcaaaataaataaacataaagatAACGGCTTTAGAGGGCGCCAGCATATAGAGTAGGTGGTTTCAGCTACTACATTATATATGATATTAGCCAATATTGTATGATAGCGATATCGTGCATCACTAGTtagtatttttactttttttgctgACTCATGATGGTGGAGAGTGTTGACCTGCGCCAGTGTAAAagtgtgtcatgttttcattttgtttccatgttCTTGACAATGACAAATGAGATCTGGTCACACGTGTGCTGTGATCTGAAATAAACAACTCTCTCTCGTCTCTTAACTGTGGTTTAACTCTGTTTTATCATGTGTATCAAACGCAGAACCCTTCCTGAGAACAGAGAGTGTACATGAATATATGCTGTATAATCCCTGTGAGTGCAGTTTAGAGGCTGTGATAGTGCATGTGGACATGTGTCGCTGCAGCTGTGCACACAGTAACACGCTGTCCTTATGTTTGCAACAGGTGCGCACTGGAGACCTGGGGGGCTACGCTACCAGCAACGAGTTCACCCAGGCTGTCATTGCTAACCTGGCAGTCTGAGCGCTGTGTTTGAAAATCTGTCAGCTGctgaaacgcacacacacacacacacacacacacacactctttttcaTTTAGCTCCTGTTAAATGATCTGTGACTGCACACATTCTGTCAAATATATTCCAGCGGCAGCTTAGGATGAGGGCCACAGTAGAGTGAATTGTTTTTGggaaactatgtttttttttttttagaattctgagattaaaattataattctgagaaaaaaagtcagaattctgagattaaaaagtcaaattctAAGGGAGAAAATGTGGATGGTGAGGTCTTTTTCTTCACATGTGGCCTGAATCCTCAGCACAGTAAATGCAGATGAACAGCTGAGCTACTGAAGAtatgatatacatatacaagtCTGTTCTCTCTGTCATTTCTATTTAAAGCTTTAATCTCTGTCACCACATGATGTactttcatattattatttattaacttcCAAGTTTTCTTCGCTTCAATGCttctttaatgtttaatgcCTCGCGGCGCTCGCAGATCTGCAGGAGCGGAAACTCAACggtcaaaataaaatgattatattatatgaaCATTTCATGTCTCACTTTTTCTGACCAGCAAGATT from Solea senegalensis isolate Sse05_10M linkage group LG4, IFAPA_SoseM_1, whole genome shotgun sequence includes these protein-coding regions:
- the idh3b gene encoding isocitrate dehydrogenase [NAD] subunit beta, mitochondrial isoform X1, which encodes MAAALRRSLGALVKGLSGPQWQQLASRPLSLSAGRCGPEASPTRADAIFKVTMVPGDGVGPELMSAVKDVFKAGDVPVEFEEFHLSEVQNMASEEKLDQVLTSMKNNKVAIKGKIHTPMEFKGELASYEMRLRRKLDLFANVVHVNSLPGYSTRHNNLDLVIIREQTEGEYSSLEHESVSGVIECLKIITREKSRRIAKFAFDYATKKGRNKVTAVHKANIMKLADGLFLQSCAEVAQLYPKIKYENIIIDNCCMQLVQNPYQFDVLVMPNLYGNIIDNLAAGLVGGAGVVPGESYSAEYAVFESGARHPFAQAVGRNIANPTAMLLSAANMLRHMSLEYHSQMVSDAVKRVIKQGKVRTRDLRGYSTTGDFVRAVVENLRHRPIK
- the idh3b gene encoding isocitrate dehydrogenase [NAD] subunit beta, mitochondrial isoform X2, yielding MAAALRRSLGALVKGLSGPQWQQLASRPLSLSAGRCGPEASPTRADAIFKVTMVPGDGVGPELMSAVKDVFKAGDVPVEFEEFHLSEVQNMASEEKLDQVLTSMKNNKVAIKGKIHTPMEFKGELASYEMRLRRKLDLFANVVHVNSLPGYSTRHNNLDLVIIREQTEGEYSSLEHESVSGVIECLKIITREKSRRIAKFAFDYATKKGRNKVTAVHKANIMKLADGLFLQSCAEVAQLYPKIKYENIIIDNCCMQLVQNPYQFDVLVMPNLYGNIIDNLAAGLVGGAGVVPGESYSAEYAVFESGARHPFAQAVGRNIANPTAMLLSAANMLRHMSLEYHSQMVSDAVKRVIKQGKVRTGDLGGYATSNEFTQAVIANLAV